The genome window cgcgatttccttccacgtcggcAGTCGCTGGCGACGTGGGCGCGATGTCTGACACGTGCCACGACATCGCTgacgacgtggacgcgatttcccgaaaaatggaccattccggtaaataatcaaaaaatcggcccatttcggtaaattttgaaaaaaaaacggCTTTTTTAGGTAAATTGCCCTAAGTTTTTAttgtaccaaaaaaattaatttaaaaaaaaacataaatattttcactttaattagtaaaaaaatatcatcattcagactttatttatgatataatttttttctattattaaaatactttaattatcataataattaatatgtttaattatatttatttaattaaaaacgcataaaatcattcatgaaatattgagaaaaaagaagtccaaaattatattacTCCAGAGTTTGTGCCACCCACTACCCACTAGGCATGTCGAGGGACCGTGGGTAAGCCCAAATCAAAGTCGAGTAGATTTTTAGGAATTGGGCTTCAAAGTTTAGGATGgtaagaagaaaaaatattttaaaattattcgatttaatatataatattatatatttaatttaatttgatgtaattacatgtataaaatttaattttaattaaattttcacaatATAATAACATTGTCATTTATGTGACACTATTTTTCATCATGTTATGTGAAAATTGTTAATGCAGCATTTTcttaaactaaaacataaattaataaatttaaattattttcatatagaTTAGAAAAATACATATCTTTTCCAGTATACCAGTGGaaagataatttaaatttacgtagaaatcatttaaattatttccaaaagaataatttaaattatgtggaaatattaaaatttactaattcatttttagtttagtaaaATATCAATAAGTAATTTGAATTTTCAcgacttcaagaaaaataatgCTACTTAGATAACATTGTAAGTGTTacatgaaaattgaatcagaattaaagttttatgtaCATAATTTGCACTAGACCAAAATTTTGTATGATATTGtacattgaatcaaaatttatatatacttttgagatttatctcaacataaaataactaaaatttaaatttaaaaataagacatatcacaataatttaaaacgaatctaaacccaaatttcaaataaaataaaccttGGATAAACTCAAATCGAACGAGATTCAAACCATTCTATTTATATCAAGCTACTGCCTTAGAGCCAATTTTCTTCTTTAGCAGACTAATATGGAACACTGGATGAATTTTGGCATCATTTGGGAGATCTAATTTGTAAGGCACAGCCTACAGGTCCAATTTTTTGAATGATAGTATAGGGTCCAAAGTATTTGAGATTCTTTCTTGAGCTATTAAAGTTTTCTTGTAAGGTTGAATCTTCAAAAAAAACCTCATCTCTAATTTGAAATTCTCTCTTAGACATGTTCCTATCTACATAATACTTCATCCTTTGCAGCGTTCTCTAAAATTGCTCAACCAACATTTCGCCAAGTTGTTCTATTTTTTCAAGCAGCTCTTCAGCAATAACTACTCTAGCATTTATGCTTGCTTCCCATGCAAAATCATGGGGTTTATAACCATAAAGAGCCTGTAAGGTTGTCATACCTATGTTTGTACGGAAACTGCTATTATACCACCATTCAGCTAAAGGTAAGTATTTAACCCAATCCTTTGCTTTAAGGAAACACATACATATTCAATCTTTCAGTTTGTCCATCAGATTCGGGATGATAAGTAGTAGAAAGGTGCCAACTGGTGCCTAAAAGCTTCATTAGCTCTTACCAGATCAAGCTGGCAAAACACATTATTCCTATCTCATATAATCACCTTTGGAGTACCATATAGCTTATAAACTTCTTTTAAGTAAGGTTTAGCTATATCAGCAGAGTATATGGATGTGACAAGGGTAAAAACTTAGCATACTTGCTAAATTTGTTTATGATGACCATGATACAACCAAACATTTGGGACTGTGGAAGGGATTCGATGAAATCCATGGTGATGACTTCCCAGCTTTGGTGAGGAATAAGAATTGGTTGCAATTTCTTAGGATAAGCTACATGTTCAAACTTATTTCTTTAGCAAGTGTCACATTGCTGAACAATTTATTGTACTTATTTCAGCATGtcagccaaaagcaataaagtTTGAGCCTCTGATATGTTGCCTGGGACCCTGAATGGCCTCCCTATGGTGACTCATGTAGTGTCTGAATGAGTTGCTAGCTCAAGTCATCATTCTGCTCAATGTAGACTCTATTTTTGAATCCTAGTATCCCTTGTCCAAAAGTGAAGGAAGAATTATCAGTATCTACTGTCAGGGATGTAATTTACTCTGCAGCATATGCGTCCCCCTTGTAACTAACTTCCATTTCTTGAACCCACTTAGGAATCAGCATAGTAGTTGATAAGACTTGACAGGACCCCAGCTCTTCATGTTGTATAGACAAGGTATCTGCAGCAGCATTGGTCTTAACTCTTACCCTTATTCTTGGTGAATGTGACAAACAACTGAACGAGTAAATTTCCTAAAGCAAATTCGAAAGTTTTTGTTACTGGTAAACGGTTGACTGGAAGGCTCACCAATAGTGTTATACATCTTTTATTATTCTAGCACATTAGCCGCATGAGAGATGAAAAGTATAGGCCAATGCCTTCATCATTCAATTACTGCGAAAATAAATACCAGCACAAAAGTCATCTTGTCAAATTGACTAACATGACAGGAACCAATTGCACTTAAGTGAGAATGGATTCGACGGTATAGTGGATCTCTTTCCATATTTTTGTGGCAATAAGATTCATCCCTCATCGTTGCATACTGAGAGATGACCTTCTTGCAATCTCAATGAAGAGACAGCCATTATAATGTTTCTATTTAGACTATATAGtaaggaattttttttataaaaaataagtaagattgaattatttataaGGTTTAGAGTCATGGTCAAAGAGATCTTGATTTCTATGAGTGTcgaaaataatttaactttttcgtgctttattttcaaattttggttaagaTTAAGGTTCCATTATGGAAAACTTGAACAAATCTTGACATCCCCTTAGACCTCGATGTCTATAGGCATTAAGACTTGTTTaagtttttcataattttctataataaagaagaaaattttaaggttaacAGTATATTAAGGTATTTAATTGGACCTCGGCACTCGTGGTGTTGAGgcttctttaaattttaataaaccaaaaattttaccTGAAATTATAGAACAAATATTGGCCTTTGATCGAGGTTTCTTGTAATATTTTATCCATTAATTTACTTACCAATTTCAATGACCTCAAAACATTTTgacctaaatttaaaatgaatctTAACGATTTTTAAATAGCAAGATTTCATCCATTAATCTACTCACCAACTTTAATGACTTgacctaaatttaaaatgaatctCGATATTCATAAGTACTGAGATCTAATATAGAAGGAATAAAAACATGGtaaagaaataacaaaagaaaaacaccaATATTTTGatcaataataacataaaacgtAATATCTGAAAAAAAAACCTCTTCAAAATTCTCAAACCATAAATTTTCACTAGTTTTCAGATAACTTCTAAACCACTTATTCTTTATATAGCTTTTTACCAATAGAGCTTTTTACGATAGCAACATGATACTAAAGTGAGCATAAGCACCTTGTTGTTTGGACAAAGGCGATAAGCACACTTTTACAGTGAGAAatcatgttttgaatgtataagaatttttaaacccataaaatttgcataatgtatataaaattacattttaaataaaaaaacattgttcatttgatattttttaacattctaaaattattaaaattaagatgCTTTTTAagataatattcattttaataatttaatgggAACAGAATTAAACGGttaaaaaaaagagttcaaatttaagtatttgcagaatgaaaattttatatttggatGGATGCAATTTCACATAGATTCTGGGTGAGGCTATTCTCAATAGGAAGATACAAAGTTCCAAGTCTTGAGGAAACCTTTTGTTCATACCACACAGTTAAGAAGCACATAAAGAGTTTAGAAGCATGAGTAACATCCGAATAACGAGTGTATGCGTTTGCATTACAGTCACACGTCAGCCTGCAAGGTAAATTTTCCCCCAAGGACCACTGATTAGGACATTGTCAACAACCTGCAAAACAAACGCACCAAACCTCTTTAGCCATAACAACCGAATGTTAGTAAAAGCTTTATGTCACATTGCAACAAAGATATTGTCAACATTTAGCAGCATCAATCTGCCATCGAGGGTGTTAAGTGGCTCCAAAAATAGTTTAAGGGCAGTGCCACGCACAACTATGTAAAATACTATGTTTTCGAGCCAACCAACCTTGTGGCTcaaaaggtttagggtttttgttagTAAACTTAGGTTCCTAGTGCTCCTAAACTTGGGAAGGTTCAGCAAAGCACTCTATTGATGATCTGAAAGATGTGAGTAACCACTTACCAGAAAATGCAAATGCATCACTTTGGATAGAGAATGTCATAGTGGCCTGGACGATATAGCAAGGTAATAAAAGGCTTGACAGGGACAGTGCTACCACCTTTAGCATTTGACTTATCGCCCGAAGTAGGAAGAAAATCATGATGGTTTACACTAACACCACCAATGTCACAAGAGCTCCGATCAAGGTACACAACACGAATTGGCACGCCCAGAGCGTCTGAAAGGGCAGTAATGTGCACATGATCACTCTCTTCACCCATTGGCTCTACGGATGACTTGCAAAACTACAAAACAGATTAAATGATGAGAGGGAAATTTAAGATCACCAACTTACCAGAATGCATTAGTATTAAATGTGATCATGCAAAGGAATTTTGGTATGATTGGAAGAAACAGTTGATGTAAACTGTTCAATATTATAAACATTATCACAATACACGACTTGGAGAACTGTCAAGAAGGCATAAGGAAACAGTTGCTGCATGCATTATGTTAGCATGAACCAGTAATCAAACATGGTTCAACcctgaaagaaaaagaacaaagattGCATCTGTAAATAACATGCTTATAAATAAAGTGCCATTCAAAACCCCATTTCTTTAATGATGCATGAAGGGATGTCATGTTCTTGTAAGCATACAAAAAAGTTTTATCATATTAAACAAACCTGTTCCACTGTTGCATTTGTTAATCCCAAAATAAAGGGTTCGAAAAACTCTGATCGCTTTCGTATTTCACCAGAGGTAACAAACCTGAAGAACATTACAACTAACCAACCAAACTTGTTATGAAATATACCAAGGAGAAAGACACATTAATACCTCAAAATCTTATAACACACTCACCATAGTCGGAAATTGACTGATCTCGACTCCTTAGTATTAATTCATCCTGACTGAAAAATGGGGAAAACCTTGTTCAGAAGATCAGTCTAGTTTAATTTCCAATAGATGTAGGCAACTAAATTCAAGCTACACGGCTATCAGTCGGTCATGGTTACCAGTACATGTGGTATGAAAAGAGAAAGCAACTTAAACAAGGAAAATATCAAGGCAAAGTAAAAATATGTACACACCTTATGGAATCTTCATTTCCTTGAAGAACGCATTCCAGCTGCTCAAGGAATAACTGAAAATTTTTTTCACATGGAAGCACATATACAAAATATTGGTATTACAGATGAGAAAACATAAGCAAGGTGCTTCATGAAGAAAACTGTTGGTCACAATATACCCAAAACAAGTAAACAATATACAAGACACCATTTCTTCTTAAAAACAACtcatgaaatagaaagaaaactTTGCACCCAAAAGCAACACAGGAAAACTAACTCCTCAAGTGCAGGAGAAAATAAGCTGCAacctagaaattaaaatattatagcTTCCATACTCTCTAGAAGACATTAAACCTAGAGTTAAATTAAACAAGATAAATACTAAGGGCTTCTGTCCTGAAGAAAGTATGAAAATGCATGAGCAAGCAGCAATAAAACATCTAAtaagaaattgtaaaataacCCTGATATGCGTTGagttaataattcatttttggaATGGTGAAGTAGGCCCCTATgtttgaaaatagtaaaagggaTTGAAATACCATGATGGCTAAATAGTTCCTGATTTACCCTGTCCCAAACATTTTTTTAAGCCAGAAGCAAGACAATTAGGTGGAATGAACCAGTGTTACTGCAACCCAACATGCATATAATAGGAACTGGGATTCCCACTGCATAAGAGTAACATCTGACAAATCTGTCAGAACTGGATTTTACAAGGAGTGCCTTGAAGAACTTATAGTTCCCTTTTTTACCCATACCCACCACTTTCAAGAGGAGGCTTCTTGGGGGAGGGGGGGGGGATGTAATAATAACAAATCTGGAAGGTGTAGAATTACAACTTGATGGTAATAGTGGTTTTCCAGAAATCCTTGCATGATAAGGTATTTAAAGATGTCTACTTCAAGCATACACCTCAACATTTGTTATAATGAggcaaaatgaaaaaaaccaaGACATCTAATTGCCAAATACATAAGAAATGGAATAAAATAACCTATCagctaagaaagaaaaaagatagaaaGATATAATAGGTTACCGAAAAAAAGTCCTCAAATGTAAAATCTGTGTGGCCTAAGCTCTGAAGTGTCTTTCTACATTCTTCAACATTGCCTTTGATACGATCAACCTCAGCACGGTCTTGAGATTCCAAAATATGTTCCTATtccatattcaaaattttataacttaccACTCCTAGAGAAAATGCCGTTCCTCCAACAAGAAGATTGGAGATCAATTagaagaatataaataaaaggcaTTCATAAAAGGTACTATGACATACAAGGTATGAAAACATAAAACTCCGGAAAAAGCAGTTTCCATCTCCTCGCGTTCTTCTAATGGCTGCATATTGCTGATCAAGCACCTGCATTAAGGATAACCACCAATGCCTCTTGTTTAGAAAAGTAACTAAATAAGCAAACAATTGTGGCACCAGGCAGTAAAAAGAACAAATGGACAGACAGCCATGAAAGCAAGAAACCTTTATTTTTTCTAGCAATATAGGACTTCCTGATTCATATTCAGCTGCCAACATAGAGAGTGCTTCCTGCAGTTccatataacaaaatttctcAATCCCACATGTGATCAGTATagcaaaaataatgaaaactgTCCTTGCATCGTAATGTTCATGAAAAGCCAAAATATGAAGCAAGCGACAAAATAGCCCAGTTGATTTTCGAATATCAAATGAACAACAGTACGATACCAAGACTTGCATACTAGTTATTTAAGCTTTACAAAAATGGTGATGCAAGTGATCCACATAAAAAAATGACTCAACATGAACATACATAGAAATTACCATCCATTCTTCATTGGCATTGGATAATTGGTGTTTGATAAGGAAACAACACTGAAGCAATTGCCTTGGAACAAAGTGACAGCATAAAGCAAGTAGGATGCAAGAACAGTCAAATTGCAACACAAAAGATACTACCTATATGAACTGATAAATTCAAGAACAGATAAATAGACAGACTGCTTTTTATATAATGCAGAGCAgcaaattgaatattaaaaaagaaaaaaaaaagacccaaAATATAATCCAAATGCAATTATGCAACCATGTTAAGTAATCTTGAAGAGTCATGTGTTTTTCTCACCTTGTCACCAACAAATGGAATTTTCTTGGCCTCCTCAGCATGAATGGCAGATTGTTGCTGCATGATATCATCATCTGCGAAATTTGCCCAGTCATCAACTTCAGAAATGGGAATGGATACAGCAGATTCCTTTTCCCTATCAGCTACCGCTCCATCCTGATTTTGCATCTTTCCTTCACACAAATTCAAGTACTTGCAGATTTTTCAATAACCTATGCCTCGTGGCGTGAATTTTCTATCTGCAATTCCTCAGAAAAATATGCTtcagaaaagaagaaaattccCAACCACTCAAAGGGTTAATAGCCTCCAATTAAAGAAAACTTCACTGCATTAAAGTAATAATCaccttcatattttattatgcatttCATCAAAATAGAAGATCCCAGGCCCCATGCATACCATTTGCCAGGGTTGccaaaacaaactaaaaataagttaatattaCGATTTTATGATTCTACAAAGCAGCAATGGAGCCTGAAATCTCCGTATAAATTCGTTTCATGTTCTTGTCTATAGTTATAGAGAAGTACAAAGCGTGTTTGTAGAGTGCAGAAATTCCACCACCACTGTAAATTATAAGCAGTCCGGAATTTATAACTAGTAATCATTAAACCTAGAAacggaaaatggaaaatgttgcAGCAATCAATCATGCAATTTAGACCTCCAAGCATGATGAatcaaaattctttaaattaccGTGAAATTTTACAGAAACCATATCAGCTAACATTAGGTAGCGTGATTCTTATATTTCACTTTCCAGACCCATTAAAATGTTCTCTCGAAATACTCATTAACCAACAAGATTTTGCTAAACAAAATCAATAAGAAccaatattctttaaaaaaaaatcataacgaAAAGGAACCCTTTCATTCTTCAGACAAAAAGAATGACAAGAAGAAGTGTGGGGTAAGTGTAAAGAAAGCTGAGCTTACCAGAAATTGAAGATATAGGATTTGATTTCTCTTGGCAAATTCTCAGATCGAAAGCAAAGTGTTTTACAAGGGAATTTTCCCCTTCCTGGTGGCGAGTGGCGACTaccttgattttatttttttaattatgtactTAGAATATATTGTTTCTTTAAACAATAAAGAAAGATAAGGGTGACTGTTTCCGTAACAGTAAGTAAACAACACGCTTACTAGCTAGTTACTGGCTTCAGTTTTGATTTTCTGGTCTTCTACTTTCTTTGGGCTTTGGCCTTTGGGCTGTTCTAAAAATGAATTAGCTTGATTTTATATTTCACACTTACTTTGGATCACTAATGAGACAGTGAAATGAGATATTGtaatagtaatattaaaatcaatgataaaatatatgtttgaattcGATAAAAGTATCATAAAGGTCATTATATTAAGAGTCGAATTTATTTTAcctctctactaaaaaataggtaaattaatcattatacattagatcaaagaacaaattggtCTTTCTGTTagaaatttcattcatttttgttgttaaaaaatAGTTCTTGTACGTCAGCATGAGGTATATATGTCACACCACATGTAATGTCTAGTGATTCCATTAGCCAagccagtttttaacagtaaaagtagattaaattgttaatagaaatgaccaatttattctttaatctaaCGCACATGgactaatttaactattttttaactaaatggtgcaaaatacaatttgactacTAATACAGGgacctccatgatacttttatcgttttgattcaaatgcatCAATAGTGGTgcgataaatgataaaataaaaatgatattagaTAAAATAAGCATATGTAAAATGtagaatatattattaaaactaaaattaaaattgacttattttaaaaataaattaagaaaacaaaattgaatattttaacaataatatattttattatttaatatttacgtgattacttattttttgatatattagttaaataataaactatATTGTATTAgcttattatattatatttgttagagttgtgtgatccaaattctaagagattgcttgcaagtcaagttaaacaaaaataaattttatttctagaagatttagtatttattagtacaatatatttagcatttattagcatagtttatttgacttactaatttagcctataaataagctcttttacaaccttagaaataTACACTCATTAGATTAGAtttcataacacatttagagaattttgtatttacgttttgaaggttctttgttttcaagttttcggggtttagtttttatctccatcttttatacTCTTCGTTTTTttaccattatagtaaaattatttttgcctgtggttttttattctctttagaggggtttttccacgttaaatttgtgtgttcaatttctcaatttcttctgctatttctacttgttcgttgcttaatcgggttgattcctaacaagtggtatcagagctagttcaattttcatagatcaacTCGTTCAGAGATGACAGCAATaagatttgaaattgaaaagatcaatagtgagacaaatttcaatctatggcaagttcggatgatggcaattccaGTTCAAACCGGCTTGAAAAAAGTTGTTACAGAGAAAAAGcttgagaatctaaatcaaacagaatgggaagagcttgatgaaaaggtcttgtctgcaatccagttgtgcatcgcgaatacggtattgcaggaggtattgatggagaagacctcatctgccttgtggaaaaggttagaaactctttatgcgactaagtctctaactaaccgtttagtgttaaaacaacgtctatttatgtttcgcatgaacgaatgtgagcttTTTAGAGATCatatcagtcaattcattactttttttaaatgatttaaagaacattgaggttcatattgacgatgaagattagattatgctattattgtgctctttacctccttcatacaagtcttttaaGGAGACattgatttatggcagagacaaactctcatTCAAAAATGTGAAGAGTCaattgttgagtagagacaaactcgacaatgagtttggtttggatagcaaggcagatgggaaagcttccgttttggtagcatcaaagaaatgagacaaaaagtgtcgctattgtaaaaagttaggtcacatcaaagtagattgttataaactacgaaataaaagagctgttGAGAGTAACGAGAAAGATGTAGTTGGTGCTAATTTAGTCGATGAAGGcagtgatgatttcttgttagtgtcaacgagcgataactccaagcttacgtctgagtggatcctagattcaggatgttctttccatATGTGTCTCAATAGAGAATGATTCTCTACATACAGtttggttgaaggtggagttgtgcgcatgagaaacgattcatctagtaaggtaattggtattggtactgttaaaattaggatacacaaTGGGACGATTAGAACACTTCAAATGTCAGGTATGTACTTGATTtatgaaagaatctcatctccttgagtattttagacttgaaaggatgcaaaaTCAACATTGAGTTgagcgacattaaagtatctcgtggagctctcgttttgttaaaaggtaaaagagccgacaatctttatattctggaaggttcttcagtgaccggtgaaatcggatgtcccttgtaatgacccaaaattcactaGCATCGGAAAAGTGTAGTATCGTTGAACCTGTAGATAATTATCAGAAATATTTGTGAGTCTAgtagtgtgtttaattaggttttaattagatgaatttagcttaatttaggGTAAttagcaaaaaggactaaattagtaaagggtaaaagtttaattatagattaaaagaaagtataaaGGATCAAAATGGCAACTAAGTCAATTCACAAGTATGAGGCGACATAAGTtgggtaagattgaagattttatgtgatattttattaaaatttcattaataatcattaaggtttaatattaaatcataaattatattaattattatattatgaaataagttaaacaaagacaaatgtatggtaGTGATTTAATACAAATGTATTGATAGaaatatatacatttgtaataattatattaaattattagatagatatttattaaataaataactaaaattataagatttttggTATGATAAACAAATTAGGTAATGacaattgtaataaaaatattagtacaaatgtaaaataaacatataattacttaaattttaagttaaaagatatttattagataaataattaaattataagatttttgtCACTATAGCAAAACAGATTTTTAGGGGCGTTCCGCCATAGGTCGaccattagcggtgctttttaaaaaatgccgcaaaaaaattaagcacaacACCGTTGTTTTAtgttgagctttagtggcactagcggcgttttttgaaaaatgccgctatagatcgaGCTTTAGCagctcttttaaaaaaaacgccgctataggtcgaccattagcggcactttttgaaaaatgccgcaaaaaaattaatcacaacgccatcattttatgttgagctttagtggcattaacggcgctttttgaaaaacgtCGCTATAGATCGAGCTTTAGCGGTGCTTTatcaaaaacgccacaaaaaacattttatatgtctatttattatataactggtttatttatatgaattaaaatacaatttatttttaattgaatatttaaattcttcaaaaaaataatgacacgtagaaaaaatttgaaagtaaaaacatagaaaaatattaaatgttaaaatgaaaaaattaaaatactattatttaaaataattttaaagtttttggtacatgactgattgtttttaatttatatattaaataatttctcatataattgtaaaagatataatattaattttaatatattaaaattatgattatagtttaaattatttaagagataatagataaactttatatatattaaatggtataggatttaaggtttacttgagatttgttaaatgataaatttttctataatcaattaatgcttttatatttaaaaatatttaatctaaaccatttgatatatttaaatattagattttaaaaatattgataaataaataaataaaaagtaacaTATTGATATGGATAGataactatctattttggataggaacaaattataacaaataaaaatgaaatacaaaaactaaaatcattccacatcgaacatctagcaaaataattatattttagttaggaagaaatatttctaataaaatggaaattagatcgaaaagaataatataaaatcatgattaacgtctcaatctttaatagaaatttgatatgtgagagattgattgcttacattggataactctaatttaataattaattatagcaatttaatcatttttattaaaatatcgatatttattttgagagtacttggttttttataaaatctaatttataaaaaatagtaataataaatgttttataaaatcacttaactaataatttttaacaaaaaaaataaagaatttttaacagagcaaaacgacgttgttttattcaaaataaaatgatttttacagCGTTTTTCAAAAAGATAAGTAATAAcggtatttttataaaaatgcttcaaaaaaatcattttactttaaaaaaaatcgctCCATTTTATCCTAAAATTCCCCCATGAAACCCCTaacagcatgtttggttgggtgtattggatagccaatacacccctaatcggtgtTTAATCCCCCTTTAATCCTTTATTTGGTTCAAGATATTACTATTACGGGTCTAATACATTACTGATCTAATCCCCAAAATCTACTGATTCCTAATCGCTTTCTTTTGGTGCTGCTTCAAGTTTTATACCTTGTTTACCCTCCCGATCGACGCTTCCCCTTTCCCTCTTCTGTTCATTCCTTGTTTCTGCCGGTTTGCTCCCTCTGTCCCTCTGCCCATAATACTTTCCAGCAATATACACACCGACGCACAAGGAAAGCACTGTTGGTAAGCCTTTGTTTCTCCTACCCTGAACTTTTCTCCAGAAACAAGCCATGACAGCACA of Gossypium raimondii isolate GPD5lz chromosome 3, ASM2569854v1, whole genome shotgun sequence contains these proteins:
- the LOC105794819 gene encoding OVARIAN TUMOR DOMAIN-containing deubiquitinating enzyme 1 is translated as MQNQDGAVADREKESAVSIPISEVDDWANFADDDIMQQQSAIHAEEAKKIPFVGDKEALSMLAAEYESGSPILLEKIKVLDQQYAAIRRTRGDGNCFFRSFMFSYLEHILESQDRAEVDRIKGNVEECRKTLQSLGHTDFTFEDFFSLFLEQLECVLQGNEDSISQDELILRSRDQSISDYVVMFFRFVTSGEIRKRSEFFEPFILGLTNATVEQFCKSSVEPMGEESDHVHITALSDALGVPIRVVYLDRSSCDIGGVSVNHHDFLPTSGDKSNAKGGSTVPVKPFITLLYRPGHYDILYPK